From the genome of Branchiostoma floridae strain S238N-H82 chromosome 8, Bfl_VNyyK, whole genome shotgun sequence:
GTATTACAATATTACATGACCATAAATCTTCTAATGACTTGAAGGTATACAGGCAAATGTGTCTGACAACAACTTAAGAGTCAGACTTCTCAAAAACTATACCCTCCTGACATGACCTACATTTATACTCATTGGTTAGATAGTTACAATGTACCTGccaaatactacatgtataaaattcaTTGCATAACACCCATTCTGCTGCATATTGTAATTGCCAGAAATCAAATATTGACTTTAATACATTTCTTTAAATAAAAGACAGTAGAAAGCCTTACTGTATTTCTTTTAAGGTAGGATGCTCCTCTGCAGCTTCCATGAAAGCCTTGAACCCAGCAGCCTCCATACCAGTGTTGTACAGCCCAAATACACGCAGGGCAGGCAGCCTGCCCAGCATGGCTGTAATACTCATCACTTCAGTGTTATCGAGGTAAACAGTCTCCCAGGGGATAAAAGTTAGTTCTTCTAGTGCGGCTATCCTGTCAATGGTCTGTGCAAAGTTAACAATGCCTTCTTTTGTCATCATATTGAATCCTATCATTAGAATCTGCAGATTGGGGACAAGGTGCAGGTTGGTAACCAAGGATTGAAGGGAGATGTCAGTTATCAGATTATCATAGAGCCAGAGTTCTTTTAGACTGGGTATAGGATTTTGCATGGCAGCAAATGTTTCCAACTTAGCATTTCCTATGTTGTTATGATTCAGTTTCAGCTCTTCCAAATTAAGACCATGTAGGATGGAAACCAATAACTGACACCCTGCATCACTTATTTTGTTATGAGACAAGTCGAGTCTTTTAAGGTTCAGGGTGGATCCGAACCCTTCACTCAACCTTATGATCCCATTATCTCCTATATTTTTATTCCATGAAAGATCTAGTTCCTCCAGCAATGGCACATGTGTCAGGGCCTGTCTAAGGGCATCCATTGACATCTCAGTAAGACCTGTGTTTGCAAGATTTAGGAAACGAAGACTGGGAACATTCCTCAGCAAAGGTGTTAAGTACTCAAGATTATTGCCAATCTGACATTTGACATCTAGCCGCTGTAGGTCAGGCAAAGGGCTTTTAACTAGTTTGCAGAGATGCTTCATTGCTTCTCCTTGGCCAGTCTCCTCTAATGTCAGATTCAGTACCTTGGACAGAGGCATTCCTTCCGCATGAGCGAGATAGAACATCAGGGCAGCCCCTTGTCTGGAAGGGACTCTGATTGTAAGACTTGCATCTTTGAAGGACAAGGTTCCTTTCAGTATGGGGACAAGACTGGGATCTTGGCTTTCGTGTAGGCAAACTAGGCACAATTCATCACTGTTCAATTTCTCAGCGAATTCAAATGGGTTACTATGCTGAGAAAATGTCATGCGTGGTATCAACAAGTTAACCTTTTCTAGAACCATTCTAGAAGCTGGATCCCCAGAGCCACAGATAAACTGTAACAGGCCTTCATTGTGAAGTAAACTCCCTATGCTCTGCAGACTCACAAAGTCTTCTATGTTtgcagaagaaaagaaagagaaataagaagaagaagaggagagaTTTTGTGCAATATATCTACTTGCAAGAAACTCCTGCATGGTCTTGTGAGGAAAGTTCAACTGTTCTCTTGGGTGCAGTCTGGATGCAGACACTTCTTTGGAAACAATGCCAAGTTTCAGTAAGATGTCAGTATCCCTTTTGAGTAGTGTTGTTGTTTCATCAAGATCTATCAAGGCCTGGTCTCTCTTCAGTGACTTAAAGGCGTGTTCACCCAGCAACAACAGTGCATACGATATATCTGCCGGCATTTCATCACCAAGCATGGCTATGTCCtcccttttacagtactttctcACTAAACATATCAGCAGCTCGTGATACAGACCTGACATCGTCCCTGGGAACACTCGAGTTGGATCTTCTTCCCACAACACACAGATCAGCATGACAAACATTGGGGTCTGCATAAGGCTTTTGGCTACAATGTCAGCCTGGACTGCTTGTACAAGGGATGGGGCCAGTCCTGGGTTTCCTACTGCTTTGAAGTACTTTGTCATGTACTGCTCCACATGGTCGGGGGAAAACCCCACTATCATTACGGAGCAATTAACTGCCATCTTCCTCTCAACTTCAATGCCTGAGGAAGGTCTAGAAGTGACTAAGACTGTGCTGTTGGGATACCAGGTCCCAGCCAAGAGTTCAGGAATGCTCTTGACTCCATGAGGCAGCTCATCATAGCCATCTAGGAGGAAGACAAGTTTTGACTCATGTTCCCTTAGATACCTCTCTATCAAGCCAATGCTGAGTCCCTTTGTTGACTTAGTGACACACTGGTCCCAAACAATTTCTGCAATTGATTCTCCTGGCTCAACCTCCCGAAGTCGTATTAGTAGCACATACTTCTTCATATCTGCCAGCTTTCCTCTTCCTTTGGACCAATCAAATGCTAGCTTAGACAATAGAGTTGACTTCCCACTCCCTGCCACCCCTTTCACTAAGATATGAGGGCCAGGACAAACGTGCTGTTCAAAGACATCATGCATGGATCGGAGCGGCATTCTCATTTCAAGACCCTGCACTGTGACTAGTTCAAGCTCAGTAAAGATTTCATCAAGTTCAAGGGTGAACCTGGGATCCCAAGGTAGCGGTTTAAGCACATGTAACAAACTATAGTGATGTGTGAGGGACTCTCTAAAGTACTCGACGTGGGCAGCCATGGCAGCAGTGTCTGTGAACATACAACAAATAATTCATCATCCTAGATGTAGATGCCTCATGTTGCACAAAGTTTACACTCAGTGAGTCTAGTTAATCTAACATTAACTGTTATGAAACTTAAAAAGACAAACACTTAGATACCACTGTATAAACATCACACATTTCATATCTgcattgtatttctttttatatgACATGTCATTATAAGGTTTGATCAATACATTTacatacttacttacttactgaCATAGCATCAATATGCTACATGATCATATTCTTTTAGTTGTAAGTCTCACCAGTGTCAGGCTGTTTGATTGGTGTACAGTATTCTGTTGCTGTGTCTGCATACATGTTTCTTCTGGCTGCAAAACAAAGTTGAAACACCTGCACTGAATCTGGGATCAATACAGTAAAGTATCCTAACTAAAATAATCTTTAAAGCATGTTATTTCTCAAGTGTTGTTCCCTAAAGATTTGTTTGGTCAGCctcacaaaaaaaatgttttatcctAGAATACTTCTCTTGCAATTTGTGGTTGTTTACCTGAGAAATTGTTACTATGCTAACAATGGTCTTATGTTTAAACTCTAAAGATTACCTTTTTCAATGGAGAAGGGTCCCTATCATTGCTCATGCAGCAAGATTCTGGTAAAACCCTATTTTTGTCAAAAGCAGATATACTGCATGTTTGCCACATATCACCTGTCACATGCACTGTTATTCAGAATCGAACAGCAAGGACTGGCAACTTCAGCTGAATAGACATTAGTgctatgtactacattgtattttgtttcccttgagaatgttcctgcaattagccttcaggcatgactttgcaaataaacttgatTAAAAGGTAAAGAGACACAAATTTGCATACCACATCCAAAACTCTGCACAGCTGACCATTCGGGTAGGTAGGAGTCCTCTTCCTCATTATCTGCTTTTCTGTTATCTGAATGGGATATCCAGATGTTCACATGTTTACTGACATAAGTAAATAAGTTCAATATCAATAAAAGCAATCATGAAACTTTCCAATAAAGGTACTCCATATAGCAGAATATTTATCTTAAATATACTGTTTGGCATATTATAAGTTATAGGTTGTAGGGTTATTGTGTTAAGTCTGAAAACACAAATATTATATACTGAAAAATTTCACCAAATAAATGACTTATTTTACAATGACCTACCCTGAAGTCTTTCTGCAATGTCCCGTCTTTCTGCTGCTACAAGAGCCCTATAAAGCTCTTCTTCTGTAGCAGCACTCTTCTTATGCTTGGCCCACTCATGCAACATGTCCCAACAACTGTCCCTCGGGTCCTTGTGCTTCTTCTCAAACACCACTATAGTGTCATAGGGAATCCCAAGATGACTGGCAATGTCTTCCCATGAAGATGCAGCATACTTCTTCACAAAGAAGATCTGCTTGCTGTCTTGAGAAATATTATAAGTAAGATGGCAGATTAGTATACATTTGATCAGATACACAGTGCATCCATAGGGACATTGTGAGGGTTAAAATGTTCAGGGTGTTATTTTCTATCATCTAGCATTCAACAATTTGAATCATAGTGTACTTAACAAGAGTTGCTCACATATTAAAAATTTATAGATCCACTATATTCATGTAGACCAAGTTGTGTTGTTTTACATTTGATTGAGCAGAATAATAAATTCTCTGACAGTTTCTAGTGTGTAACTCTTTAAGAGTGGCTGTTATACTGTGATATCAGTATGCGTATGGTAGTAAACTTATAGCTAGATTGATAATGTTCAAAAACTTATCAACACAAAGTAATATTAAGACAAAACAGAATCTTACCTACTCTTCTCCCCTGATGTGCATCTACTGGTGCCACACTGAATAGATgacatcaaattcaaaatatgattatgataacTTCCATCTATGTCTCCAGACATAATTTTCAATGTAATTCATTCCACCTACCCTGCTCAGAGATTCTCCCCTTCATAATCCACAAATCTATGAATGCTTTTTAAGCAGTGTCAAATTAAAATTTCAGGATATGGATCACATGTAAGTAAGCCCTTACATttacagcatgtacatgtatttagtgcCCATTTCAGTATCACTCCTCTCCCTgtgctaatacatgtaccttgtcatagatctacatgtatgactttCTTCCGGTCCCCTCACAAAGGCTTGTCAA
Proteins encoded in this window:
- the LOC118421781 gene encoding nucleotide-binding oligomerization domain-containing protein 2-like, whose amino-acid sequence is MWTLFLLYVCLCVAPVDAHQGRRVDSKQIFFVKKYAASSWEDIASHLGIPYDTIVVFEKKHKDPRDSCWDMLHEWAKHKKSAATEEELYRALVAAERRDIAERLQDNRKADNEEEDSYLPEWSAVQSFGCDTAAMAAHVEYFRESLTHHYSLLHVLKPLPWDPRFTLELDEIFTELELVTVQGLEMRMPLRSMHDVFEQHVCPGPHILVKGVAGSGKSTLLSKLAFDWSKGRGKLADMKKYVLLIRLREVEPGESIAEIVWDQCVTKSTKGLSIGLIERYLREHESKLVFLLDGYDELPHGVKSIPELLAGTWYPNSTVLVTSRPSSGIEVERKMAVNCSVMIVGFSPDHVEQYMTKYFKAVGNPGLAPSLVQAVQADIVAKSLMQTPMFVMLICVLWEEDPTRVFPGTMSGLYHELLICLVRKYCKREDIAMLGDEMPADISYALLLLGEHAFKSLKRDQALIDLDETTTLLKRDTDILLKLGIVSKEVSASRLHPREQLNFPHKTMQEFLASRYIAQNLSSSSSYFSFFSSANIEDFVSLQSIGSLLHNEGLLQFICGSGDPASRMVLEKVNLLIPRMTFSQHSNPFEFAEKLNSDELCLVCLHESQDPSLVPILKGTLSFKDASLTIRVPSRQGAALMFYLAHAEGMPLSKVLNLTLEETGQGEAMKHLCKLVKSPLPDLQRLDVKCQIGNNLEYLTPLLRNVPSLRFLNLANTGLTEMSMDALRQALTHVPLLEELDLSWNKNIGDNGIIRLSEGFGSTLNLKRLDLSHNKISDAGCQLLVSILHGLNLEELKLNHNNIGNAKLETFAAMQNPIPSLKELWLYDNLITDISLQSLVTNLHLVPNLQILMIGFNMMTKEGIVNFAQTIDRIAALEELTFIPWETVYLDNTEVMSITAMLGRLPALRVFGLYNTGMEAAGFKAFMEAAEEHPTLKEIQYSEGLVPKGEETGYSLLTLMPPLPADQRHVIKNIREDDNSSDGYKHIFDNPSPYLFQSPNTTV